The Zalophus californianus isolate mZalCal1 chromosome 8, mZalCal1.pri.v2, whole genome shotgun sequence genome has a segment encoding these proteins:
- the WFDC5 gene encoding WAP four-disulfide core domain protein 5 encodes MRAWSLLLLVALLALGSQLPAAASARTKGEKFGGCPPDDGPCLLSVPDHCLDDSQCPARMKCCYKACFRQCVPLISVKRGSCPKDHLHCLSPVQHLCNRDSDCRGSNRCCLGACGRDCRNPV; translated from the exons ATGAGGGCCTGGAGCCTTCTCCTCCTGGTGGCCCTCCTGGCTTTGGGGAGCCAGCTGCCTGCTGCTGCCTCGGCCAGGACGAAGGGAG AGAAATTTGGGGGCTGCCCACCGGACGATGGGCCCTGCCTCCTCTCGGTGCCGGACCACTGCTTGGATGACAGCCAGTGTCCTGCAAGGATGAAGTGCTGCTACAAAGCTTGCTTCCGCCAGTGTGTCCCTTTGATCTCCG TAAAGCGGGGCAGCTGCCCCAAGGACCACCTGCACTGCCTCAGCCCCGTGCAGCACCTGTGCAACAGGGACTCAGACTGCAGGGGCTCCAATCGGTGCTGCCTCGGCGCCTGTGGTCGAGACTGTCGCAACCCCGTCTAA
- the PI3 gene encoding elafin produces MRPSSFFVLVVFLSLGILVAQASVTRVPPKGQGTDKGRVPVKGQDPVKAKGAVSTKPGFCPHILIQCAMINPPNRCLSDTECPGAKKCCKGTCGLACLDPQ; encoded by the exons ATGAGGCCCAGCAGCTTCTTCGTCCTGGTGGTGTTCCTTAGCCTGGGGATTCTGGTGGCACAGGCCAGTGTCACCAGAG TTCCTCCTAAAGGGCAAGGCACTGACAAAGGTCGTGTTCCGGTGAAAGGTCAAGATCCAGTCAAAGCCAAAGGTGCCGTGTCCACTAAGCCTGGCTTCTGCCCCCACATTCTGATCCAGTGCGCCATGATAAACCCCCCGAACCGCTGTCTGAGCGACACCGAGTGCCCGGGGGCCAAGAAGTGCTGTAAGGGCACTTGTGGGCTGGCCTGCTTGGATCCCCAGTGA